The Deinococcus puniceus genome segment CCTATGAAACCGGACTCGCTCCCCCTTTTCTGCCCGCCGCCCCCCGTGCTACACTCCCAGAGTTTGCCCTCTAGAGGGGGCGCAAGATCGCGGGCCGAACAGGCCTGGGCAGGGCCGCAGGCGAAAGGCAGTCGCGAGAGCAGACCGCCGGAACCCAGCGGGACAGCCAGCAGCGGTGCGGGGGCGTGAATCCTCCCGTCCGCCGCGAACGAAGGAGAGAGCAGCATGAAGCGTACCTACCAACCCAATGTCCGCAAACGGGCCAAGACCCACGGCTTCCGCGCCCGCATGAAGACCAAAGCTGGCCGCAACATCCTCGCACGCCGCCGTGCGAAGGGCCGCCAGCAACTCACCGTCGCTGACGAGTAAGCGCCTCCCCGTACAGGAAGCGTCTATCGTCACGCCCGATCAGTCCAGCGCCATGCAGGAACGGCCCCGCCGTCCGGTGGCGCTGGATT includes the following:
- the rpmH gene encoding 50S ribosomal protein L34; this translates as MKRTYQPNVRKRAKTHGFRARMKTKAGRNILARRRAKGRQQLTVADE